From one Rhodovulum sp. ES.010 genomic stretch:
- a CDS encoding chloride channel protein, with translation MRRKTVFDGAQRATIATIDRAYVALRNAWGVLRLRGPSQVQFWFIALMIGIAAGFAALGFRKGIDALQRAFYGVDDPHRLHSYAETLHWGWILAIPVLGGLVVGLILHRFTDDGRVRSVADVIEGAALNEGRVEHKAGLASALASLITLSTGGSTGREGPVVHMAAVMSSWVSARIQADGITGRDLLGCAVAGAIAASFNAPIAGALFALEVVLRHFAVHAFAPITIAAVSGTVINRLEFGGVTEFVLPQHGDLDFYFELPAYLLLGVVCGVVAVVLMRSIFWAEDIANDVVRRTRMPRWLRPAVAGLGLGALAIYFPHVIGVGYETTSAALTGQLFFHEAVVFCLLKCVAVALTMAGRMGGGMFSPSLMVGALAGFAFGIVATSIFPNVSGAETLYAMAGMGAVAAAVLGAPISTTMIVFELTGDWQAGLAVMVAVSMSTALASRLVHRSFFLTQLERRGTRIAAGPQAYLRSLFTAGMLMRARDSANAASREACDELISQGVTLSPDATLHEALPEFETWGYGFIPVVTPGTEGQDPELLGALFHVDALRAYSRALAMTAEEEHS, from the coding sequence ATGAGGCGAAAAACCGTGTTCGATGGCGCGCAACGGGCAACGATAGCAACCATCGATAGAGCTTACGTCGCCCTGCGCAACGCCTGGGGAGTCTTGCGGCTGCGCGGCCCCAGCCAGGTGCAGTTCTGGTTCATCGCGTTGATGATCGGCATCGCCGCGGGCTTCGCCGCGCTGGGCTTCCGCAAGGGGATCGACGCGCTGCAAAGGGCGTTCTACGGGGTCGACGACCCGCACCGCCTGCACAGCTACGCCGAAACGCTGCACTGGGGCTGGATCCTGGCGATCCCGGTGCTCGGCGGCCTTGTGGTGGGGCTGATCCTGCACCGCTTCACCGATGACGGCCGGGTCCGCTCGGTCGCCGACGTGATCGAGGGGGCGGCGCTGAACGAGGGCCGGGTCGAGCACAAGGCCGGTCTCGCCTCGGCGCTGGCCTCGCTGATCACGCTGTCGACCGGGGGCTCGACCGGGCGCGAGGGGCCGGTCGTGCACATGGCGGCGGTGATGTCCTCCTGGGTCTCTGCGCGGATCCAGGCTGACGGGATCACCGGGCGCGACCTGCTGGGCTGCGCGGTGGCGGGCGCCATCGCGGCCTCGTTCAACGCTCCGATCGCCGGGGCGCTTTTCGCGCTCGAGGTGGTGTTGCGGCATTTCGCGGTGCATGCCTTCGCCCCGATCACCATCGCCGCGGTGTCGGGCACGGTCATCAACCGGCTGGAATTCGGCGGCGTGACCGAGTTCGTCCTGCCCCAGCATGGCGATCTCGACTTCTATTTCGAACTGCCGGCCTACCTGTTGCTCGGGGTTGTCTGCGGCGTGGTCGCGGTCGTTCTGATGCGCAGCATCTTCTGGGCCGAGGACATCGCGAACGACGTGGTGCGGCGCACGCGCATGCCGCGCTGGCTGCGTCCGGCGGTGGCCGGGCTCGGCCTCGGGGCGCTGGCGATCTACTTTCCGCATGTCATCGGGGTCGGTTACGAGACGACGTCGGCGGCGCTCACCGGGCAACTCTTCTTTCACGAGGCGGTGGTGTTCTGCCTGCTGAAATGCGTGGCCGTGGCGCTGACGATGGCCGGCCGGATGGGGGGCGGGATGTTCTCGCCCTCGCTGATGGTGGGCGCGCTCGCCGGCTTTGCCTTCGGCATCGTGGCGACCTCGATCTTTCCGAACGTTTCCGGAGCCGAGACGCTGTATGCCATGGCCGGCATGGGCGCGGTGGCCGCAGCGGTGCTGGGCGCGCCCATTTCGACCACGATGATCGTGTTCGAATTGACAGGCGACTGGCAGGCGGGCCTCGCGGTGATGGTGGCGGTCTCGATGTCGACGGCGCTGGCCAGCCGGCTGGTGCACCGGTCCTTCTTCCTCACCCAGCTCGAACGGCGTGGCACCCGGATCGCGGCGGGGCCGCAGGCCTATCTGCGGTCGCTGTTCACGGCGGGCATGCTGATGCGGGCCAGGGACAGCGCCAACGCCGCCTCGCGGGAGGCTTGCGACGAGCTGATCTCGCAAGGGGTGACGCTGTCGCCCGACGCGACGCTGCACGAGGCGCTGCCGGAGTTCGAGACCTGGGGCTACGGCTTCATCCCCGTCGTGACCCCCGGCACCGAGGGCCAGGACCCCGAACTGCTGGGTGCGCTCTTTCACGTCGATGCGCTCAGGGCCTATTCGCGGGCGCTGGCCATGACGGCCGAGGAAGAGCATTCCTGA
- a CDS encoding FAD-binding oxidoreductase: MSVSEALTALEKILGDRLSRSKSDLELHGRSEAYFPLTPPDAVAYAETTDEVAALVRVCAEQGCPVTGWGVGTSLEGHALAMQGGVVVDFARMNRVIEVHPEDMDAVVQPGITREVLNSELRHTGLFFPVDPGANATLGGMASTRASGTTTVRYGSMRDNVLGLQAVLADGRVIRTGTRARKSASGYDLTGLFVGAEGTLGLITELTLRLHGQPEAISAAICAFDAIAPAVETVIQTIQLGLPMARIEFVDAATAAAVNAYAGASFPEKPHLLVEFHGSRSGVAEQAEAFGEIVADNGGAGFDWSSRPEERTALWTMRHNAYYACLGLRPGATALVTDVCVPISRLAEAVQETRADIAASPIPGPILGHVGDGNFHAILLVERGNDMELAEAKRLAHRMVERALRLGGTATGEHGIGAGKRGYMAAEHGAAWDVMGAIKTALDPEGVMNPGKLLRGA; this comes from the coding sequence ATGTCAGTCTCCGAAGCCCTGACCGCGCTTGAGAAAATCCTAGGCGATCGGTTGAGCCGGTCCAAGTCCGATCTGGAGCTTCACGGGCGCAGCGAGGCGTACTTTCCCCTCACGCCGCCGGACGCGGTGGCCTATGCCGAGACGACCGACGAGGTCGCGGCGCTGGTGCGGGTCTGCGCCGAGCAGGGCTGCCCGGTGACGGGCTGGGGCGTGGGCACCTCGCTGGAGGGGCATGCGCTGGCCATGCAGGGCGGGGTCGTCGTGGACTTTGCCCGGATGAACCGGGTGATCGAGGTCCATCCCGAAGACATGGACGCCGTGGTGCAGCCCGGCATCACCCGCGAGGTCCTGAACAGCGAACTGCGCCATACCGGGCTGTTCTTCCCGGTCGATCCCGGGGCCAACGCGACGCTGGGCGGCATGGCCTCGACGCGCGCCTCGGGCACCACGACGGTGCGCTACGGCTCGATGCGGGACAACGTGCTGGGGCTGCAGGCGGTGCTGGCCGATGGCCGGGTGATCCGCACCGGCACGCGGGCGCGCAAATCGGCCTCGGGCTACGACCTGACGGGGCTCTTCGTCGGCGCGGAGGGGACGCTGGGGCTGATCACCGAACTGACGCTGCGCCTGCACGGGCAGCCCGAGGCGATCTCGGCGGCGATCTGTGCCTTCGACGCCATCGCCCCGGCGGTGGAGACGGTGATCCAGACGATCCAGCTGGGGCTTCCGATGGCGCGGATCGAGTTCGTCGACGCGGCGACGGCGGCCGCGGTGAACGCCTATGCAGGCGCGTCCTTTCCGGAGAAACCGCACCTTCTGGTCGAGTTCCACGGATCGCGCTCGGGGGTCGCGGAACAGGCCGAGGCGTTCGGCGAGATCGTCGCCGACAATGGCGGCGCGGGGTTCGACTGGTCCTCGCGCCCGGAAGAGCGGACCGCCCTCTGGACCATGCGCCACAACGCCTACTACGCCTGCCTCGGCCTGCGGCCCGGCGCCACGGCTCTGGTGACCGATGTCTGCGTGCCGATCTCGCGCTTGGCCGAGGCGGTGCAAGAGACCCGCGCGGACATCGCGGCCTCCCCGATCCCCGGCCCGATCCTCGGCCATGTGGGCGACGGCAACTTCCACGCGATCCTGCTGGTGGAGCGCGGGAATGACATGGAGCTGGCCGAGGCGAAACGGCTTGCGCACCGGATGGTGGAGCGTGCCCTGCGGCTGGGAGGAACGGCGACGGGCGAGCACGGGATCGGCGCGGGCAAGCGGGGATACATGGCGGCCGAGCACGGGGCGGCCTGGGACGTGATGGGCGCGATCAAGACGGCACTCGACCCTGAGGGAGTGATGAATCCCGGAAAGCTGTTGCGCGGCGCCTGA
- the recN gene encoding DNA repair protein RecN, with amino-acid sequence MLRSLDIRDLLIIDRLELAFQPGLNVLTGETGAGKSILLDALGFVLGWRGRAELVRAGAAQGEVTAVFDLPAGHTARAVLEEAGLPAEDELILRRVNTADGRKTAWVNDRRASGEVLRALADTLVELHGQHDDRGLLNRRGHRALLDAFGALDAELAEVRGTWRARATADRALAEAEDRLATLKAEEEFLRHAVGELDALAPRPGEEAELDARRRMMQAAERIRDDIAKAHAALGPGEGAEGRMGDALRWLEGAADGAEGRLDPALGALGRALVELGEAVQGVEDCIEALEFDPASLESAEERLFAIRALARKHGVLPDDLGGFADDLRARLAALDAGEGDLADLRAARDAAGAAYDRAAAALTAARRAAAARLDAAMADELAPLKLERAAFATAITEAEPGPDGRDAVAFTVATNPGAPAGPLNKIASGGELSRFLLALKVCLARGTSPLTLIFDEIDRGVGGATADAVGRRLADLSRTAQVLAVTHSPQVAARAAHHWRVEKRVEAGATLSSVAALDDGARVDEIARMLSGDTITEEARAAARALLQG; translated from the coding sequence ATGCTGCGCAGTCTCGATATCCGGGACCTGCTGATCATCGACCGGTTGGAACTGGCGTTCCAGCCCGGCCTGAATGTGCTGACCGGCGAGACCGGGGCCGGCAAGTCGATCCTGCTCGATGCGCTGGGTTTCGTGCTCGGCTGGCGCGGCCGGGCCGAACTGGTGCGCGCCGGGGCGGCCCAGGGCGAGGTGACGGCGGTGTTCGACCTGCCCGCGGGCCACACGGCCCGCGCCGTGCTGGAAGAGGCGGGGCTGCCCGCCGAGGACGAATTGATCCTGCGCCGGGTCAATACCGCCGACGGGCGCAAGACCGCCTGGGTCAACGACCGGCGCGCCTCCGGCGAGGTCCTGCGCGCGCTGGCCGACACGCTGGTGGAACTGCATGGCCAGCATGACGACCGCGGCCTCCTGAACCGCCGCGGCCACCGGGCGCTGCTCGACGCCTTCGGCGCGCTCGATGCGGAGCTTGCCGAGGTGCGCGGGACCTGGCGCGCCCGCGCGACGGCGGACCGCGCCCTGGCGGAGGCCGAGGACCGCCTGGCAACTCTGAAAGCGGAGGAAGAGTTCCTGCGCCACGCGGTCGGCGAACTCGACGCGCTCGCGCCGCGGCCCGGAGAAGAGGCGGAACTGGACGCGCGGCGGCGGATGATGCAGGCGGCAGAGCGGATCCGCGACGATATCGCCAAGGCCCATGCCGCCCTCGGGCCGGGCGAGGGGGCCGAGGGCCGGATGGGCGATGCCTTGCGCTGGCTGGAGGGCGCGGCCGACGGGGCCGAGGGGCGGCTCGACCCGGCGCTCGGCGCGCTCGGACGGGCGCTTGTGGAACTGGGCGAGGCGGTGCAGGGGGTGGAGGACTGCATCGAGGCACTGGAGTTCGACCCGGCATCGCTGGAGAGCGCCGAGGAACGGCTCTTCGCGATCCGGGCGCTTGCGCGCAAGCACGGGGTGCTGCCCGACGATCTCGGCGGTTTCGCCGATGACCTGCGCGCCCGGCTCGCGGCGCTCGATGCGGGCGAGGGCGATCTTGCCGACCTGCGCGCCGCGCGCGACGCCGCCGGGGCCGCCTATGACCGGGCGGCCGCGGCGCTCACGGCCGCCCGCCGGGCGGCGGCCGCGCGGCTCGACGCGGCGATGGCCGACGAGCTCGCCCCCCTCAAGCTGGAACGCGCCGCCTTCGCCACGGCGATCACCGAGGCCGAACCCGGCCCCGACGGGCGCGACGCGGTGGCGTTCACGGTGGCGACCAATCCCGGCGCCCCGGCGGGTCCGTTGAACAAGATCGCGTCGGGGGGCGAACTCTCGCGGTTCCTGCTGGCGCTCAAGGTCTGCCTGGCCAGGGGCACGAGCCCGCTGACGCTGATCTTCGACGAGATCGACCGCGGCGTGGGCGGGGCGACGGCCGACGCGGTGGGGCGGCGGCTGGCCGATCTCAGCCGAACGGCGCAGGTGCTGGCGGTCACCCACTCGCCGCAGGTCGCGGCGCGGGCCGCCCATCACTGGCGGGTGGAAAAGCGCGTCGAGGCCGGCGCCACCCTGTCTTCGGTTGCGGCGCTCGACGACGGCGCGCGGGTGGACGAGATCGCCCGGATGCTGTCGGGCGACACGATCACCGAAGAGGCGCGCGCGGCCGCCCGCGCGCTGCTGCAGGGATGA
- a CDS encoding outer membrane protein assembly factor BamD, with protein sequence MVIGRMRIRAVGAITILALTASCGAIGSRRPPPLETFSAQEIYQKAEFELESRRKPEEAARLFGEVERLYPYSEWAKRALIMQAFAYHQDRDYENARVAAQRYIDFYPADEDAAYAQYLLALSYYDQIDLVGRDQGLTFQALQALRTVIERYPDSEYARSSILKFDLAFDHLAAKEMEVGRYYLKRGHYTAAINRFRVVVEDFQTTTHTPEALYRLIEAYLSLGLDGEAQTAGAILGYNFQGTEWYQDGFNLLKGRGLAPEPRGTGWLRTVYRQMIQGEWL encoded by the coding sequence ATGGTGATCGGCAGAATGCGCATCCGGGCCGTGGGGGCGATCACGATTCTGGCGCTCACCGCGTCCTGCGGGGCCATAGGATCGCGTCGCCCGCCGCCGCTCGAAACCTTCAGCGCGCAGGAGATCTACCAGAAGGCGGAGTTCGAGCTCGAATCCCGTCGCAAGCCGGAGGAGGCCGCGCGCCTCTTCGGCGAGGTCGAGCGGCTTTACCCCTATTCCGAATGGGCCAAGCGCGCGCTGATCATGCAGGCCTTCGCATATCACCAAGACCGCGACTATGAAAACGCGCGCGTGGCCGCCCAACGCTATATCGACTTCTACCCCGCCGACGAGGACGCGGCCTATGCGCAATACCTGCTGGCGCTGTCCTATTACGACCAGATCGATCTGGTGGGGCGCGACCAGGGGCTGACCTTCCAGGCGCTGCAGGCGCTGCGCACGGTGATCGAGCGCTATCCCGACAGCGAATACGCCCGTTCGTCGATCCTGAAATTCGACCTCGCCTTCGACCATCTGGCCGCGAAGGAAATGGAGGTGGGCCGCTATTACCTCAAGCGCGGCCACTATACCGCGGCCATCAACCGCTTCCGCGTCGTCGTCGAGGACTTCCAGACCACGACCCACACGCCCGAGGCGCTTTACCGGCTGATCGAGGCCTATCTCTCGCTCGGGCTCGATGGCGAGGCGCAGACCGCGGGCGCGATTCTCGGCTACAACTTCCAGGGGACCGAGTGGTATCAGGATGGCTTCAACCTGCTGAAGGGCCGGGGTCTTGCGCCCGAACCGCGCGGCACCGGCTGGCTTCGGACGGTCTATCGCCAGATGATCCAGGGCGAGTGGCTCTGA
- the lpxC gene encoding UDP-3-O-acyl-N-acetylglucosamine deacetylase: MQTTLKSSISFSGTGLHSGRRVQVTVHPASAEYGIWFRRTDLEGARALIPARWDAVVPCRLCTKLANARAEVATVEHLMAALAGCGIHNALIEIDGPELPVMDGSAQPFVEGFLSRGLRRLAAPARVLRILEPVEVIDGDARASLSPADTLEIEFEIDFADGAIGHQRKALNMANGSFVRELCDSRTFCRSADVDAMRANGLALGGTLRNAVVVDGERVLSPGGLRHADEPVRHKMLDALGDLALAGAPILGRYRGERAGHALTNRLLRAVFARPGAFRLETCSPAMADRLPGAGLAAADLRAVA, encoded by the coding sequence GTGCAGACGACGCTGAAATCCTCGATCTCCTTTTCCGGCACCGGCCTCCACAGCGGGCGGCGGGTGCAGGTGACGGTGCATCCCGCTTCGGCCGAATACGGGATCTGGTTCCGCCGGACCGATCTGGAAGGCGCGCGTGCGCTGATCCCCGCGCGCTGGGATGCGGTCGTGCCCTGCCGCCTGTGCACGAAACTTGCGAATGCCCGGGCCGAGGTCGCCACGGTCGAACACCTGATGGCCGCGCTTGCCGGGTGCGGCATTCACAACGCGCTCATCGAGATCGACGGGCCGGAGCTTCCGGTGATGGACGGCTCGGCCCAGCCCTTCGTCGAAGGGTTCCTGTCACGCGGATTGCGGCGCCTGGCCGCGCCGGCGCGGGTGCTGCGCATCCTGGAACCCGTCGAGGTGATCGATGGCGACGCCCGCGCCAGCCTGTCGCCGGCCGACACGCTCGAGATCGAGTTCGAGATCGATTTCGCCGATGGCGCGATCGGCCATCAGCGCAAGGCACTCAACATGGCCAATGGCAGCTTCGTGCGCGAGTTGTGCGACAGCCGGACCTTCTGCCGCAGCGCCGATGTCGACGCGATGCGGGCCAACGGTCTTGCGCTGGGCGGCACGCTGCGGAACGCTGTCGTGGTCGACGGCGAGCGGGTGCTCAGCCCCGGCGGCCTGCGCCACGCCGACGAACCGGTACGGCACAAGATGCTGGACGCGCTGGGCGACCTGGCGCTGGCCGGTGCCCCGATCCTCGGACGCTATCGTGGCGAACGGGCCGGGCACGCCCTGACCAACCGCCTTTTGCGCGCGGTCTTTGCCCGCCCCGGCGCGTTCCGGCTGGAAACCTGCAGCCCGGCCATGGCAGACCGCCTTCCCGGCGCCGGTCTGGCCGCGGCCGATCTGCGGGCCGTGGCCTGA